One Setaria italica strain Yugu1 chromosome I, Setaria_italica_v2.0, whole genome shotgun sequence DNA window includes the following coding sequences:
- the LOC101758687 gene encoding putative dual specificity protein phosphatase DSP8: MRIRELRDGLEVEASGGGEVVAVVRLKAKCALVGAGARFLLYPTLLYNVVRNRFEPEFRWWDSVDQYVLLGAVLFPSDVPRLKQLGVRGVVTLNEPYETLVPTFYTR; this comes from the exons ATGAGGATTCGGGAGCTCCGTGATgggctggaggtggaggcgagtggcggcggcgaggtggtcgCGGTTGTGCGGTTGAAGGCCAAGTGCgcgctcgtcggcgccggcgcgaggTTCCTGTTGTACCCCACGTTGCTCTACAACGTCGTCCGCAACAGGTTCGAGCCCGAGTTCCGCTGGTGGGATAGCGTCGACCAG TATGTTTTGCTAGGTGCTGTTCTGTTCCCTAGCGATGTTCCACGCCTGAAGCAACTTGGAGTTAGAGGAGTTGTCACACTGAATGAACCCTATGAAACTCTGGTTCCAACTTTTTATACCAG